The proteins below come from a single Streptomyces spongiicola genomic window:
- the tsaE gene encoding tRNA (adenosine(37)-N6)-threonylcarbamoyltransferase complex ATPase subunit type 1 TsaE: MEAPHSPAAETADQPAARLTLTSPEQTQELGRRLAELLRPGDLVLLTGELGAGKTTLARGLGEGLGVRGAVTSPTFVIARVHPSLVGGPALVHVDAYRLGGGLDEMEDLDLDVSLPESVVVVEWGDGRVEDLSEDRLHVVIHRVAGNTDDDRRRVTLTGVGPRWAGAGLAGLTA; encoded by the coding sequence ATGGAAGCACCGCACAGCCCGGCGGCTGAGACCGCTGACCAGCCCGCCGCCCGTCTCACCCTCACCTCGCCGGAGCAGACCCAGGAGCTGGGCCGCCGGCTCGCGGAGCTGCTGCGGCCCGGTGACCTCGTCCTGCTGACCGGGGAACTCGGCGCCGGCAAGACGACCCTGGCGCGCGGGCTCGGTGAGGGCCTGGGCGTCCGCGGCGCCGTCACCTCGCCGACGTTCGTGATCGCCCGGGTGCATCCGTCCCTGGTGGGCGGACCCGCGCTGGTGCACGTGGACGCGTACCGGCTGGGCGGCGGGCTGGACGAGATGGAGGACCTCGACCTCGACGTGTCGCTGCCGGAGTCCGTGGTCGTCGTGGAATGGGGCGACGGCAGGGTCGAGGACCTCTCGGAGGACCGGCTGCACGTCGTCATCCACCGGGTCGCGGGCAACACGGACGACGATCGCCGCCGGGTCACGCTCACCGGTGTCGGTCCGCGATGGGCGGGCGCGGGGCTGGCGGGGCTCACCGCCTGA